One window from the genome of Actinoplanes teichomyceticus ATCC 31121 encodes:
- the eccD gene encoding type VII secretion integral membrane protein EccD — MTSNMVGGLTRVTIVAPRTRMDLALPADVPMADLLPTLLGHAGEDLADEGAKNGGWSLNRLGQAPLDSSRTPLELEIRDGEVLYFTPRNAAAPEVLFDDVVDAVATGTQNREGRWEVVHTRRFAAWFAAAMALAGAVALLFAGPPQLPGALVGLLAAVALLATAAVLSRAAGHTGSATLVALTGLGYATVGGLLVLAGDRELTELAAPHLLLAATTLMVAAAAATVAVGASGPLFLGTLGVAGALGLGTGICLAFGVAPAAGAAVAAALAFALVPALPMLAYRLARLPIPSIPTGPEDLKTDDDVVDGQRILQLSDRADRFLTGLIATVAAIIGGASLVLVLGGRTQNIVLCAVLALLLMLRARPLLTQAQRLPMLGAGSLALALAAYGLFQHGGVALRLTAVVGGLVAAAAASLIYGTAVAGRRISPVWGRLLDIAEILLIVAVVPLVAWVCGLYGWILTVRS; from the coding sequence GTGACGAGCAACATGGTGGGCGGTCTCACCCGGGTCACGATCGTCGCGCCACGCACCCGGATGGACCTGGCGCTGCCGGCCGACGTCCCGATGGCCGACCTGCTGCCCACCCTGCTCGGGCACGCCGGGGAGGACCTCGCCGACGAGGGCGCCAAGAACGGCGGATGGTCGCTGAACCGCCTCGGCCAGGCGCCGCTGGACTCCAGCCGCACGCCGCTGGAGCTGGAGATCCGCGACGGCGAGGTGCTCTACTTCACCCCGCGCAACGCGGCCGCCCCCGAGGTGCTCTTCGACGACGTGGTCGACGCGGTGGCCACCGGCACGCAGAACCGCGAGGGCCGCTGGGAGGTCGTGCACACCCGGCGGTTCGCCGCCTGGTTCGCCGCGGCGATGGCCCTGGCCGGAGCGGTGGCGCTGCTATTCGCCGGTCCCCCGCAGCTGCCCGGCGCTCTGGTCGGCCTGCTCGCCGCCGTCGCGCTGCTGGCCACCGCGGCGGTGCTGTCGCGGGCCGCCGGGCACACCGGCTCGGCCACCCTGGTCGCGCTGACCGGCCTCGGCTATGCCACGGTCGGCGGCCTGCTCGTGCTCGCCGGCGACCGTGAGCTCACCGAGCTGGCCGCGCCGCACCTGCTGCTCGCCGCGACCACGCTGATGGTGGCCGCCGCGGCCGCCACCGTGGCGGTCGGCGCCTCCGGGCCGCTGTTCCTGGGCACCCTGGGCGTGGCCGGGGCGCTGGGCCTGGGCACCGGCATCTGCCTCGCCTTCGGCGTCGCGCCGGCAGCAGGCGCGGCGGTCGCCGCCGCGCTGGCGTTCGCGCTGGTGCCCGCGCTGCCGATGCTGGCGTACCGGCTGGCCCGGCTGCCCATCCCGTCGATCCCGACCGGCCCGGAGGATCTCAAGACCGACGACGACGTCGTCGACGGCCAGCGCATCCTGCAGCTCAGCGACCGCGCGGACCGCTTCCTCACCGGGCTGATCGCGACCGTGGCGGCGATCATCGGCGGCGCCTCGCTGGTGCTGGTGCTCGGCGGCCGCACCCAGAACATCGTGCTGTGCGCGGTGCTCGCGCTGCTGCTCATGCTGCGCGCCCGCCCGCTGCTCACCCAGGCCCAGCGGCTGCCGATGCTGGGCGCCGGCAGCCTGGCCCTGGCCCTGGCCGCGTACGGGCTGTTCCAGCACGGCGGGGTCGCGCTGCGGCTGACCGCCGTGGTGGGCGGCCTGGTGGCGGCCGCCGCGGCCAGCCTGATCTACGGCACCGCGGTGGCCGGCCGGCGCATCTCCCCGGTCTGGGGGCGGCTGCTCGACATCGCCGAGATCCTGCTGATCGTCGCCGTGGTGCCGCTGGTCGCCTGGGTGTGCGGCCTCTACGGCTGGATCCTCACGGTCCGTTCCTGA
- a CDS encoding ROK family protein has product MSVNQHAVRRRNLGALLRYVHLRGAASRAELTSELGLNRSTIGALAAELAAAGLVREDAPRASGRAGRPSPVVRTNTTGCYAYALTVEADRLRAARVGLGGDVLDARTLARSPGAGLGATLRALAGLARALRPVSGALLGCAVAIAGRIRGGAHGPELDAYVGETLGDELGLDRPAQVGNLADLAALAEHTRGAAVGLDDVVHLHGDGGINAGLIIGGRGFTGHNGIGAQAGHMVVNPDGRPCRCGSRGCWEAEIDAAGTDGPDTRRAAEWLGHGVANLVNILNPEAVVFGGTLTGLYRTGHAEVRARVRAMALPACRTDLRLSAALLGDDAPLIGAAELAFEPVLDDPLSTAA; this is encoded by the coding sequence GTGTCCGTCAACCAGCACGCGGTGCGCCGGCGCAACCTGGGTGCCCTGCTGCGCTACGTGCACCTGCGTGGCGCCGCCTCGCGTGCCGAACTGACCAGCGAGCTCGGCCTCAACCGCAGCACGATCGGCGCGCTCGCCGCCGAACTGGCCGCCGCCGGCCTGGTCCGCGAGGACGCCCCGCGTGCCAGCGGGCGCGCCGGCCGCCCGTCCCCGGTGGTCCGCACCAACACCACCGGCTGCTACGCGTACGCGTTGACCGTCGAGGCGGACCGCCTGCGCGCCGCCCGCGTCGGCCTCGGCGGCGACGTCCTGGACGCCCGTACCCTCGCGCGCTCTCCCGGCGCGGGCCTCGGCGCCACCCTCCGGGCGCTCGCCGGACTCGCCCGGGCCCTGCGCCCGGTCTCCGGCGCCCTGCTCGGCTGCGCGGTGGCGATCGCCGGCCGGATCCGGGGCGGGGCGCACGGTCCGGAACTCGACGCGTACGTCGGCGAGACGCTCGGTGACGAGCTGGGTCTGGACCGCCCCGCCCAGGTCGGCAACCTCGCCGATCTCGCCGCGCTGGCCGAGCACACCCGCGGCGCCGCGGTCGGCCTCGACGACGTCGTGCACCTGCACGGCGACGGCGGCATCAACGCCGGACTGATCATCGGGGGCCGCGGCTTCACCGGCCACAACGGCATCGGCGCGCAGGCCGGCCACATGGTCGTCAACCCGGACGGGCGGCCGTGCCGCTGCGGCTCACGCGGCTGCTGGGAAGCGGAGATCGACGCGGCCGGCACCGACGGGCCCGACACCCGGCGCGCCGCGGAGTGGCTCGGCCACGGCGTCGCCAACCTGGTCAACATCCTGAACCCGGAAGCCGTCGTCTTCGGCGGCACGCTGACCGGGCTCTACCGCACCGGCCACGCCGAGGTCCGCGCCCGGGTGCGCGCCATGGCGCTACCGGCCTGCCGCACCGACCTGCGTCTGAGCGCCGCCCTGCTGGGCGACGACGCTCCGCTGATCGGCGCGGCCGAGCTGGCCTTCGAACCCGTCCTCGACGACCCGCTCAGCACCGCGGCGTAA
- the mmsB gene encoding multiple monosaccharide ABC transporter permease: MSRIKDLQKNLFGGTTSNARQFGMIFTLVAIILYFQFETDGLTLTSGNLIALTQQYAYISILSIGMLMVIVAGHIDLSVGSVAAFVGIIVAKAITEHDVPWPLGILLGLVIGALIGAWQGFWVAYVGIPAFIVTLAGMLLFRGGNQYIGNANTVPVPEGFRDIGAGYLPEFGPNTGYNNATLLLGLLACVAVIWRELRARQVRQQMVGAEPAPLWISILRLAVMLGVIVFATLRFAGGRVGTSFPISGIILAVLVIGYSFYTRNTSGGRHIYAVGGNSRAAELSGVKLRRVNFFVMMNMSVLSALAGMIFVARSAASGPQDGLSWELDAIAAVFIGGAAVSGGLGTISGAIVGGLVMAVLNNGLQLIGTGSDMVQIIKGLFLLGAVALDVYNKKQGRFSIIASLMKPFRRDDSAALITATPTSREADEVSAAS; this comes from the coding sequence ATGAGCCGTATCAAAGACCTCCAGAAGAACCTGTTCGGCGGGACGACCTCGAACGCGCGTCAGTTCGGGATGATCTTCACCCTGGTGGCGATCATCCTGTACTTCCAGTTCGAGACGGACGGGCTGACGCTCACCTCCGGCAACCTGATCGCGCTGACGCAGCAGTACGCGTACATCTCGATCCTGTCCATCGGCATGCTGATGGTGATCGTGGCCGGCCACATCGACCTGTCGGTCGGCTCGGTCGCCGCGTTCGTCGGCATCATCGTGGCCAAGGCGATCACCGAGCACGACGTGCCGTGGCCGCTGGGCATCCTGCTCGGCCTCGTGATCGGCGCGCTGATCGGCGCCTGGCAGGGCTTCTGGGTGGCGTACGTCGGCATCCCGGCCTTCATCGTCACGCTCGCCGGCATGCTGCTGTTCCGCGGCGGCAACCAGTACATCGGCAACGCCAACACGGTGCCGGTGCCGGAGGGCTTCCGCGACATCGGCGCCGGCTACCTGCCGGAGTTCGGCCCGAACACCGGGTACAACAACGCGACCCTGCTGCTCGGCCTGCTCGCCTGCGTCGCGGTGATCTGGCGCGAGCTGCGCGCCCGCCAGGTCCGGCAGCAGATGGTCGGCGCCGAGCCCGCCCCGCTGTGGATCTCGATCCTGCGCCTGGCCGTGATGCTCGGCGTGATCGTCTTCGCGACCCTGCGCTTCGCCGGCGGCCGGGTCGGCACCAGCTTCCCGATCTCCGGTATCATCCTGGCCGTCCTGGTCATCGGGTACTCCTTCTACACCCGCAACACCTCGGGTGGCCGGCACATCTACGCGGTCGGCGGCAACTCCCGCGCCGCCGAGCTGTCCGGTGTGAAGCTCCGCCGGGTCAACTTCTTCGTCATGATGAACATGTCGGTCCTGTCCGCGCTGGCCGGCATGATCTTCGTGGCCCGGTCCGCGGCCTCCGGCCCGCAGGACGGTCTGAGCTGGGAGCTGGACGCGATCGCCGCGGTCTTCATCGGCGGCGCCGCGGTCTCCGGCGGTCTCGGCACGATCAGCGGCGCGATCGTCGGTGGTCTGGTCATGGCCGTGCTCAACAACGGCCTGCAGCTGATCGGCACCGGCTCGGACATGGTCCAGATCATCAAGGGTCTGTTCCTGCTCGGCGCGGTCGCCCTGGACGTCTACAACAAGAAGCAGGGCCGGTTCTCGATCATCGCGTCGCTGATGAAACCGTTCCGCCGCGACGACTCGGCCGCTCTGATCACGGCCACGCCGACCAGCCGCGAGGCCGACGAGGTCTCCGCAGCCAGCTGA
- the mmsA gene encoding multiple monosaccharide ABC transporter ATP-binding protein: MGGTPPLLEMRAITKEFPGVKALSDVNLVVRSGEIHAICGENGAGKSTLMKVLSGVYPYGTYTGSIFYQGTESKFSDIRASEKAGIVIIHQELALVPGMSITENIFLGNEPRRFGRIDWQAANAKALELMAMVGLKEDPDTLIKDIGVGKQQLVEIAKAFAKDVKLLILDEPTAALNENDSQHLLDLLRGFRERGITSIMISHKLNEIEAIADSITILRDGRTIETLDVKGDGVDEDRIVRGMVGRDLSSRFPEHEPKIGEVFFEVRDWTVRHPISADRLVCKNSSFNVRRGEIVGFAGLMGAGRTELAMSLFGRSYGVHLGGTIVKDGKEIELKTVADAIQHGLAYVSEDRKAVGLNLLDDIKTSVVAAKLSKITRHGVLDEAMQYREAEAYRKSLRIKTPTVDEGVTKLSGGNQQKVVLAKWMFTDPDLLILDEPTRGIDVGAKYEIYGIIQQLADEGKGVIVISSELPELIGLCDRIYTVFEGSITGEIARRDADPELLMKQMTSMKKLATS; encoded by the coding sequence ATGGGCGGCACTCCACCGTTGCTGGAGATGCGAGCCATCACCAAGGAGTTCCCCGGCGTCAAGGCGCTCTCGGACGTCAACCTGGTGGTCCGCTCCGGTGAGATCCACGCGATCTGCGGGGAGAACGGGGCCGGCAAGTCGACGCTGATGAAGGTTCTCAGCGGCGTCTACCCGTACGGCACCTACACCGGATCGATCTTCTATCAGGGCACCGAGAGCAAGTTCTCGGACATCCGGGCCAGCGAGAAGGCCGGGATCGTGATCATCCACCAGGAGCTCGCCCTGGTGCCCGGCATGTCGATCACGGAGAACATCTTCCTGGGCAACGAGCCGCGCCGCTTCGGCCGGATCGACTGGCAGGCCGCCAACGCCAAGGCTCTCGAGCTGATGGCCATGGTGGGGCTCAAGGAGGACCCGGACACGCTGATCAAGGACATCGGCGTGGGCAAGCAGCAGCTCGTCGAGATCGCCAAGGCTTTCGCCAAGGACGTCAAGCTGCTGATCCTGGACGAGCCGACCGCGGCGCTCAACGAGAACGACTCGCAGCACCTGCTCGACCTGCTGCGCGGGTTCCGGGAGCGCGGCATCACCTCGATCATGATCTCGCACAAGCTGAACGAGATCGAGGCCATCGCCGACTCGATCACCATCCTGCGCGACGGCAGGACGATCGAGACGCTGGACGTCAAGGGCGACGGCGTCGACGAGGACCGGATCGTGCGCGGCATGGTCGGCCGCGACCTGAGCAGCCGGTTCCCCGAGCACGAGCCGAAGATCGGCGAGGTGTTCTTCGAGGTCCGCGACTGGACCGTCCGGCACCCGATCTCCGCCGACCGGCTGGTCTGCAAGAACTCCAGCTTCAACGTCCGGCGCGGCGAGATCGTCGGCTTCGCCGGTCTGATGGGCGCCGGCCGCACCGAGCTGGCGATGAGCCTGTTCGGCCGGTCCTACGGCGTGCACCTCGGTGGCACGATCGTCAAGGACGGCAAGGAGATCGAGCTCAAGACCGTGGCGGACGCCATCCAGCACGGCCTGGCGTACGTCAGCGAGGACCGCAAGGCCGTCGGCCTGAACCTCCTCGACGACATCAAGACCTCCGTGGTGGCCGCCAAGCTCTCCAAGATCACTCGGCATGGCGTCCTCGACGAGGCGATGCAGTACCGCGAGGCCGAGGCATACCGCAAGAGCCTGCGGATCAAGACGCCGACCGTCGACGAGGGTGTCACCAAGCTGTCCGGTGGCAACCAGCAGAAGGTCGTCCTGGCGAAGTGGATGTTCACCGACCCGGACCTGCTGATCCTCGACGAGCCGACCCGCGGTATCGACGTCGGCGCCAAGTACGAGATCTACGGCATCATCCAGCAGCTCGCCGACGAGGGTAAGGGCGTCATCGTCATCTCCTCGGAGCTGCCGGAGCTCATCGGTCTGTGCGACCGCATCTACACCGTTTTCGAAGGGTCGATCACCGGCGAGATCGCCCGGCGCGACGCCGACCCGGAACTCCTCATGAAGCAGATGACCTCGATGAAGAAGCTGGCTACGTCATGA
- a CDS encoding sugar-binding protein has protein sequence MRNFFTRSLAVSTAALLALGVSACGGNDREGDTSTGGDTGAAASGFAKDALIGVALPSKTSENWVLAGDLFTNGLKEAGFKSDVQYAGASTTVADQQAQITAMVTKGAKVIVIGATDAAQLSTQVAAAKQAGATVIAYDRLITNTKDVDYYIAFDNFKVGQLQGQALLDGMKAKKATGPWTIELFSGSPDDNNAGVFFNGAMDVLKPLIDKGEVVVGSGQKEVKQTATQGWKAENAQSRMDSLLNSTYTSKTLDGVLSPNDTLARAIITSVKGAGKPIPVVTGQDSEVESVKSIMAGEQYSTINKDTRKLVAETINMVKTLQTGAKPQVNDEKSYNNGSKVVPAYLLPPVIVTKANAAEAYANDPKLSAIAK, from the coding sequence ATGCGCAACTTCTTCACCCGGAGCCTCGCGGTCAGCACCGCGGCTCTGCTCGCCCTCGGTGTCTCCGCCTGTGGCGGCAACGACCGGGAGGGCGACACCTCCACCGGTGGCGACACCGGCGCCGCCGCCTCCGGCTTCGCCAAGGACGCCCTGATCGGCGTGGCCCTGCCGTCGAAGACCTCGGAGAACTGGGTGCTCGCCGGTGACCTGTTCACCAACGGGCTCAAGGAGGCCGGCTTCAAGTCGGACGTCCAGTACGCCGGCGCGTCCACCACCGTGGCCGACCAGCAGGCGCAGATCACCGCCATGGTGACCAAGGGCGCGAAGGTCATCGTGATCGGCGCGACCGACGCCGCCCAGCTGTCCACCCAGGTGGCGGCGGCCAAGCAGGCCGGCGCGACGGTGATCGCGTACGACCGTCTGATCACCAACACCAAGGACGTCGACTACTACATCGCGTTCGACAACTTCAAGGTCGGCCAGCTGCAGGGTCAGGCCCTGCTGGACGGCATGAAGGCGAAGAAGGCGACCGGCCCGTGGACCATCGAGCTGTTCTCCGGCTCGCCGGACGACAACAACGCCGGTGTCTTCTTCAACGGCGCGATGGACGTGCTCAAGCCGCTGATCGACAAGGGTGAGGTCGTCGTCGGCTCCGGCCAGAAGGAGGTCAAGCAGACCGCCACGCAGGGCTGGAAGGCCGAGAACGCGCAGAGCCGGATGGACTCGCTGCTGAACTCCACCTACACCAGCAAGACCCTGGACGGCGTGCTGTCGCCGAACGACACCCTGGCCCGCGCGATCATCACCTCGGTCAAGGGCGCCGGCAAGCCGATCCCGGTCGTCACCGGCCAGGACTCCGAGGTCGAGTCGGTCAAGTCGATCATGGCGGGCGAGCAGTACTCCACGATCAACAAGGACACCCGCAAGCTGGTCGCCGAGACCATCAACATGGTCAAGACCCTGCAGACCGGCGCCAAGCCGCAGGTGAACGACGAGAAGTCGTACAACAACGGCAGCAAGGTCGTCCCGGCGTACCTGCTCCCGCCGGTCATCGTCACCAAGGCGAACGCCGCCGAGGCGTACGCCAACGACCCGAAGCTGTCCGCGATCGCCAAGTGA
- the eccE gene encoding type VII secretion protein EccE, translating into MTTMTQAQPARGSDPAPAAGPVAAPRRRSGRIGGLYVGQLVALEVAALAVALSLGRPVWIVAVVGTASALALGAAFARRHGRWWFEHLLVNRRFKRRVRRSAVAARSRTRSVPAPLAALAPDLRIAQITDRGHQVGIGQDGEGFFVAMSVSLPRPAPHALPVPVLERLAAVTTGGNPASALQIVVHTVPGPSALLHRSAPAVQSYLELLNGESVPATRQIWVVVRLDPRDARAAAAARGGGIDGVHRALTAFAGRVGKALRGGGVDYRVLDAAGLTAAIATAAGLTGTATPQEEWERWVSGESGHLVYALTGLPPRSLSALLQEIAQPPLTSTTVAVRMAPAPEGALALSGVLRIAAPPDGLEQVGGWVRGRADQIGVTMHRLDGQQAVGVYAAAPTAAETL; encoded by the coding sequence ATGACGACGATGACCCAGGCGCAACCGGCGCGGGGCAGCGACCCGGCCCCGGCCGCCGGCCCGGTCGCCGCGCCGCGCCGCCGGTCCGGGCGCATCGGCGGGCTGTACGTCGGTCAACTGGTGGCGCTGGAGGTGGCGGCGCTCGCGGTGGCGCTCAGCCTCGGTCGTCCGGTGTGGATCGTCGCGGTGGTGGGCACGGCATCGGCGCTGGCGCTGGGCGCCGCGTTCGCCCGGCGGCACGGGCGCTGGTGGTTCGAACACCTGCTGGTCAACCGCCGGTTCAAGCGCCGGGTCCGCCGCTCGGCGGTGGCGGCGCGGTCGCGTACCCGCTCGGTCCCGGCGCCGCTCGCCGCCCTGGCCCCGGACCTGCGGATCGCGCAGATCACCGACCGGGGCCACCAGGTCGGCATCGGGCAGGACGGCGAGGGGTTCTTCGTCGCGATGTCGGTGAGCCTGCCACGCCCGGCGCCGCACGCCCTGCCGGTCCCCGTGCTGGAGCGGCTCGCGGCGGTCACCACCGGCGGCAACCCGGCGTCCGCGCTGCAGATCGTGGTGCACACGGTGCCCGGCCCGAGCGCGCTGCTGCACCGGTCGGCGCCGGCCGTGCAGTCGTACCTGGAACTGCTCAACGGCGAATCGGTCCCGGCCACCCGGCAGATCTGGGTGGTCGTCCGGCTCGATCCGCGCGACGCGCGGGCCGCCGCGGCGGCCCGCGGCGGCGGCATCGACGGGGTGCACCGCGCGCTGACGGCGTTCGCCGGCCGGGTCGGCAAGGCGCTGCGCGGCGGCGGCGTGGACTACCGCGTCCTGGACGCCGCCGGGCTGACCGCCGCCATCGCCACCGCCGCCGGGCTGACCGGGACGGCCACCCCGCAGGAGGAGTGGGAACGCTGGGTGAGCGGCGAGTCCGGGCACCTGGTGTACGCGCTGACCGGGCTCCCGCCGCGGTCGCTGAGCGCCCTGCTGCAGGAGATAGCCCAGCCGCCGCTGACCTCGACCACGGTGGCCGTGCGCATGGCGCCGGCGCCGGAGGGGGCGCTGGCGCTCAGCGGGGTGCTGCGCATCGCCGCGCCGCCGGACGGCCTGGAACAGGTCGGCGGCTGGGTGCGGGGCCGCGCGGACCAGATCGGGGTGACGATGCACCGCCTCGACGGACAGCAGGCCGTGGGGGTCTACGCGGCCGCCCCGACCGCGGCCGAGACGCTGTGA
- a CDS encoding ROK family transcriptional regulator, with product MRRTGTNLPKVGQYNRAVVLDQIQHADGISRVEIAELTGLTPQTVSGIVRRLIDEGIVREDGALISHGGGKPRTRLRINAGAGLAVGVHFDPVQITCVVVDLLGHPLVTMQRPTPPGADPEAMTEAVAEIVSEVLAAAGLRRDQVLGLGLATPGPIDQSLGVLVIPPLLPTWGRVPLKEMLTEATGMPVTLDNDATAAAIGERWAGVGRGVANFAYFFFGAGIGGGLILSHQIHRGGSMNAAEFGHTSVQADGPGCYCGNSGCLESLISPAALTAQLRRRLAAGDGRDSRLAELFRADPATVDYDALRHAAADGDPLAVEIVESAADLLATAVVNVANIVDVDLIVLGGHGLRHIENRFRDAAQHALSTRTLARRIRTVKVELSPLGPDAAVVGAAALVLYATYSPQVSELLSL from the coding sequence GTGCGACGAACAGGGACGAATCTTCCTAAGGTCGGCCAGTACAACCGGGCGGTCGTGCTCGACCAGATCCAGCACGCCGACGGCATCAGCCGGGTGGAGATCGCCGAGCTCACCGGCCTGACGCCGCAGACCGTCTCCGGGATCGTCCGCCGGCTCATCGACGAGGGCATCGTCCGCGAGGACGGCGCGCTGATCTCCCACGGCGGCGGCAAGCCGCGCACCCGGCTGCGGATCAACGCCGGCGCCGGCCTCGCCGTCGGCGTGCACTTCGACCCGGTGCAGATCACCTGCGTCGTCGTCGACCTGCTCGGCCACCCCCTGGTCACCATGCAGCGGCCGACCCCGCCCGGCGCCGACCCGGAGGCCATGACCGAGGCGGTCGCCGAGATCGTCAGCGAGGTCCTGGCCGCCGCGGGCCTGCGCCGTGACCAGGTGCTCGGCCTCGGGCTCGCCACCCCCGGCCCGATCGACCAGTCGCTCGGCGTGCTGGTGATCCCCCCGCTGCTGCCGACCTGGGGGCGGGTGCCGCTCAAGGAGATGCTGACCGAGGCCACCGGTATGCCGGTCACCTTGGACAACGACGCGACCGCCGCGGCCATCGGCGAACGCTGGGCCGGCGTCGGCCGCGGGGTGGCCAACTTCGCGTACTTCTTCTTCGGCGCCGGCATCGGCGGCGGGCTGATCCTCAGCCACCAGATCCACCGCGGCGGCTCGATGAACGCCGCCGAGTTCGGGCACACCTCCGTGCAGGCCGACGGGCCCGGCTGCTACTGCGGCAACAGCGGCTGCCTGGAGAGCCTGATCAGCCCGGCGGCGCTGACCGCGCAGCTGCGCCGCCGGCTGGCCGCCGGGGACGGCCGCGACTCCCGGCTCGCCGAACTGTTCCGCGCCGATCCGGCCACCGTGGACTACGACGCGCTGCGCCACGCCGCCGCCGACGGCGACCCGCTCGCCGTCGAGATCGTGGAGTCGGCCGCCGACCTGCTGGCCACCGCCGTGGTCAACGTCGCCAACATCGTGGACGTGGACCTGATCGTGCTCGGCGGGCACGGCCTGCGGCACATCGAGAACCGGTTCCGCGACGCCGCCCAGCACGCCCTGTCGACCCGCACGCTCGCCCGCCGCATCCGTACCGTGAAGGTGGAGCTGTCGCCGCTCGGGCCGGACGCCGCCGTGGTCGGTGCCGCCGCGCTGGTGCTCTACGCCACCTACTCACCGCAGGTGTCCGAACTGCTGTCGCTGTGA
- the eccB gene encoding type VII secretion protein EccB has product MRTRREQVQAYRFVTRRIVSAMLAGEPESNDLPMRRLGMALFASAMVGAIVLAGIGVYGLVTGKQQGLSEQALVIEKETGAKYVYLDGRLYPALNYASARLVLDKSAPEVRTMSQKSLEGLPRGLPVGIPDAPDALPAPSKLLRLPWQVCQSSDPTGAGGSNTRAVIGRELAGASPLGERGLLVSFENSYHLLWHNTRLRVANPAVLVALGLSQSSAIEVGRPLMNAVTAGPDLQPLAVPGKGAVASRPIGGAPARIGDVFQSAGQYYVLTQTGLATIGEVTARLALAGGGTARQITPDEVGGALVNVTVEPPGLPPVMPALVNTPAPVAVCVVDRDAAGKMPVTTTVEIFRALPAELRADSTEAVAAQQGARDRVSTVDQVVMTGGRAAVVRAVAGRGDAAGTAVYLVVNGMRYPFGQRNGDARTALGYGAVTPTAVPAAMLALVPTGPTLDVTAAKRFATAAPAPSAGS; this is encoded by the coding sequence TTGCGGACGCGGCGGGAACAGGTTCAGGCGTACCGGTTCGTGACGCGGCGGATCGTGTCCGCCATGCTGGCCGGCGAGCCGGAGAGCAACGACCTGCCGATGCGCCGGCTCGGGATGGCCCTGTTCGCCAGCGCCATGGTGGGCGCGATCGTGCTGGCCGGCATCGGCGTCTACGGCCTGGTCACCGGCAAGCAGCAGGGGCTGTCCGAGCAGGCTCTGGTCATCGAGAAGGAGACCGGGGCCAAGTACGTCTATCTGGACGGCCGGCTCTACCCGGCGCTGAACTACGCCTCGGCCCGGCTGGTGCTGGACAAGTCGGCGCCGGAGGTCCGCACCATGTCGCAGAAGTCGCTGGAGGGCCTGCCGCGCGGGCTCCCGGTCGGCATCCCCGACGCCCCGGACGCGCTGCCCGCGCCGTCGAAGCTGCTGCGGCTGCCCTGGCAGGTGTGCCAGAGCTCGGACCCGACGGGCGCCGGCGGCTCTAACACCCGCGCCGTCATCGGCCGGGAGCTGGCCGGGGCGTCCCCGCTCGGCGAGCGCGGCCTGCTGGTCAGCTTCGAGAACTCGTACCACCTGCTGTGGCACAACACCCGGCTGCGGGTGGCCAACCCCGCGGTGCTGGTCGCGCTGGGCCTGTCCCAGTCGTCGGCGATCGAGGTGGGCCGGCCGTTGATGAACGCGGTGACCGCCGGTCCCGACCTGCAGCCGCTGGCGGTGCCCGGCAAGGGGGCGGTCGCCTCCCGGCCGATCGGCGGCGCGCCGGCCCGCATCGGTGACGTCTTCCAGTCCGCCGGGCAGTACTACGTGCTGACCCAGACCGGCCTGGCCACGATCGGCGAGGTCACTGCCCGGCTGGCGCTGGCCGGCGGCGGCACCGCCCGCCAGATCACCCCGGACGAGGTCGGTGGCGCGCTGGTGAACGTGACGGTCGAGCCGCCGGGCCTGCCGCCGGTCATGCCGGCGCTGGTCAACACCCCGGCCCCGGTGGCGGTCTGCGTGGTGGACCGGGACGCCGCCGGGAAGATGCCGGTGACCACCACCGTGGAGATCTTCCGGGCGCTGCCGGCGGAGCTGCGGGCCGACAGCACCGAGGCGGTCGCCGCGCAGCAGGGCGCCCGGGACCGGGTGAGCACCGTCGACCAGGTGGTGATGACCGGCGGCCGCGCGGCCGTGGTGCGTGCCGTCGCGGGCCGCGGGGACGCCGCGGGCACCGCGGTCTACCTGGTGGTCAACGGTATGCGGTATCCGTTCGGCCAGCGCAACGGCGATGCCCGCACGGCGCTGGGGTACGGCGCCGTGACGCCGACCGCGGTGCCCGCGGCGATGCTGGCCCTGGTGCCGACCGGTCCGACGCTGGACGTCACGGCCGCCAAGCGGTTCGCCACCGCGGCGCCGGCGCCGTCGGCCGGGTCGTGA